One Setaria italica strain Yugu1 chromosome II, Setaria_italica_v2.0, whole genome shotgun sequence DNA segment encodes these proteins:
- the LOC101777386 gene encoding uncharacterized protein LOC101777386, which produces MPPPPLRVPPHLPDEVVEDILVRVPADDPARLLRSALTCKRWARLMANRGFRRRYRERYRGAPPVLGVLANLTLTGGVARFIPNPTCGFRPARDDLRGYRAHDARHGRVLLNRLPGTPAPHRDQESALAVWDPTTDQLRQLPLLKRPHQVLNWNAAVLCGADAGAACDHLDCHAGPFRVVFVGIDSERIFASVYSSEFGAWSDATSADHPGDDLDIASPGALAGNAIHFVFLRGTRVLKYDLGTRKMYHLRLPRMLAYGSRIVLMAMEDGKLGFAELWLQYTVLRLWSLELSPNGLDGAWVLGRSIELNKHLPADAFLPGSMPCVVAFADGAGIIFLKMIDGLYGLDLKSARATKISMASGFYDIVPFVSFYIPGNTT; this is translated from the coding sequence atgccgccgccgccgctccgcgtgCCGCCGCACCTGCCCGACGAGGTCGTCGAGGACATCCTCGTCCGCGTCCCCGCCGACGACCCCGCGCGCCTCCTCCGCTCGGCGCTCACCTGCAAGCGCTGGGCGCGCCTCATGGCCAACCGCGgcttccgccgccgctaccgcgAGCGCTACCGCGGCGCGCCCCCCGTGCTGGGGGTCCTCGCCAACCTCACCCTcaccggcggcgtcgcccgATTCATCCCCAACCCCACCTGCGGCTTCCGCCCGGCCCGCGACGACCTCCGCGGCTACCGCGCGCACgacgcccgccacggccgcgtcctcctcaACAGGCTGCCGGGGACCCCCGCGCCCCACCGCGACCAGGAGTCCGCCCTCGCCGTCTGGGACCCCACCACCGACCAGCTCCGTCAGCTCCCCCTCCTGAAGCGGCCCCACCAGGTGCTCAACTGGAACGCCGCCGTGCTCTGCGgcgcggacgccggcgccgcctgcgACCACCTCGACTGCCACGCTGGTCCCTTCCGCGTCGTCTTCGTCGGCATCGACTCCGAGAGGATCTTCGCCAGCGTCTACTCCTCGGAGTTCGGCGCGTGGAGCGACGCGACCAGCGCCGACCACCCCGGCGACGACCTCGACATCGCCTCTCCCGGTGCTCTCGCCGGGAACGCGATCCACTTCGTGTTCCTCAGGGGGACCAGGGTCCTCAAGTACGATCTGGGCACGCGCAAGATGTACCATCTTCGCCTGCCGCGCATGCTCGCCTACGGCTCTCGCATCGTGCTCATGGCCATGGAGGACGGCAAGCTAGGGTTCGCGGAGCTGTGGCTGCAGTATACTGTGCTCAGGCTCTGGTCACTGGAGCTTTCTCCTAACGGGTTGGATGGAGCATGGGTGTTGGGCAGATCCATCGAGCTCAACAAGCACCTTCCTGCTGATGCCTTCCTCCCCGGGAGCATGCCATGTGTGGTTGCGTTTGCGGACGGCGCCGGCATCATCTTCCTGAAGATGATTGATGGGCTCTACGGTCTTGATCTCAAGTCTGCGCGGGCAACCAAGATTTCCATGGCCAGTGGCTTCTACGACATCGTTCCCTTTGTCAGCTTCTACATACCAGGTAACACCACTTGA
- the LOC101776556 gene encoding uncharacterized protein LOC101776556, producing MAPPSLRATMHVPNEIVEDIFVCVPPDNSALLLRSALTCKRWARLFADRGFRRRYSQSHGKAPILGIIANLTITGGVARFIPTHGFCPARDERHGYRAHDARHGRVLLNRLTEASDAPQGQGQEPSALAVWNPITGEQHQLPLLKRRRQVHSWNAAVLCGAAAGACDHVDCHRGPFRVVFVGIDAKQIFSHVYCSDSGALSEKATTAPLQDDQLECSTPPCPAC from the coding sequence atggcgccgccgtcgctccgcgCGACAATGCATGTGCCGAACGAGATTGTCGAGGACATCTTCGTCTGCGTCCCGCCGGACAAcagcgccctcctcctccgctcggcGCTCACCTGCAAGCGCTGGGCTCGCCTCTTTGCCGACCGTGGCTTCCGCCGCCGGTACAGCCAGAGCCACGGGAAGGCACCCATCCTGGGGATCATCGCCAACCTCACCATCACCGGCGGCGTCGCCAGGTTCATCCCCACGCACGGCTTCTGCCCGGCCCGCGACGAACGCCACGGCTACCGCGCGCACgacgcccgccacggccgcgtcctcctcaACAGGCTGACGGAGGCGAGCGATGCACCCCAGGGCCAGGGCCAGGAGCCGTCTGCCCTCGCCGTGTGGAACCCCATCACCGGCGAGCAGCACCAGCTTCCTCTCCTGAAGCGACGCCGGCAGGTGCACAGCTGGAACGCCGCCGTGCtctgcggcgccgccgccggcgcctgcgACCACGTCGACTGCCACCGCGGGCCGTTCCGCGTCGTCTTCGTCGGCATCGACGCCAAGCAGATCTTCTCCCACGTCTACTGCTCCGATTCCGGCGCGTTGAGCGAGAAGGCGACCACCGCTCCGCTCCAAGACGACCAGCTCGAGTGCTCGACGCCACCCTGCCCGGCGTGCTAG